The genomic stretch AAATACAGTATTAGAGGAATTTTGTCAAGAAAAAAAATGCAATTGATGTTACCATTTTAAAATGTCACATTTTTGTTTTTCTATTATCCTCTTTCCTCTCTATCTTCTCTGCGGGAGCAGGTTTGTCCCGACAGGTCGGGACTCCTTAAATTTCTACTTACAGATTAAACCTGCAAATTAAAAGTATATCGACTTGCTAACTAAGGGTTCAATTTACAAAATTGAACCCGCATGATAGATCATTTCTCAGTGTCTCCGTGTCTCTGTGGTTAACGCATTTTTTGGGATTAATTCTTTCATTCCTGCGCTCTATCTCTGGAAGGATTGATAGAGTAAACTTTTTGTCTATTTTGACCTGGAATTTTTCAGATAGATGTATGCTATAATTATACATAGGGGGCGATAGGCCTCGACGGGGGTTATGAAGCCCTGGCTGCATACCGTGGCCCTGTCACCACGTAAAAAGGCAGGAAACAAATACAAAAGCCAACACTGAATTGGCACTTGCTGCTTAAGCAGCACGCTTCCCTGGGATTGCCTGTGCCCCAGGAGAGGCGTCAGAAAGCAGGCTGGCTTAAAGGTCTCTCCTTTAACCTTTAGGTAAGACTTTAAGGGATAGGAATCAAGGATGCCCGCTTACTGGCAGCCCTGATTCCAAAAGAAAGTAAGTAAGCTAAGTATGTAGATGCCGCGGTGTAGTACTTTCGGACGCGGGTTCGATTCCCGCCGCCTCCACCATGAAAGTTAAAAGTTATTATTTTAGCCTCTTGCCCTGCGTGCTCTATCCATTTCTCTTTTAGCCTCTCTCTCTTTTATTGCCTCCCTCTTTTCATACTGTCTTTTGCCTCTGGCGAGGGCAATCTCGACTTTTGCCCTGCTGTCCTTAAAATATATCTTCAGGGGCACGAGTGTATATCCTTTTTGAGTTAATTTTCCCCATAATTTTTCAATTTCTTTTCTGTGAAGCAGGAGTTTTCTTGTCCTGAGCGGGTCATGGTTTAAAATATTGCCGTGGCTGTAAGGGCTTATATGGCAGTTGAGCAAAAATGCCTCGCCCCCTTTTATGAGCACATAACTGTCTTTCAGATTTGCCTTGCCCTCTCTCAGGGATTTGACTTCTGTGCCTGTGAGCATCATTCCTGCCTCATAGGTGTCTTCTATAAAATAGTCGTGATATGCCTTTCTATTGGTGGAAACAACTTTTTCCATAGTTAAAAATAATCTTAATTTATAAATTAAGTCAACAGATCACATCTATCCAAAATAAGATTTCTTGGACAGCATATGGTAAAGGGGGAAGGACGTATAAGTATACTGCCTATAAGCTGTCATTCCGCACTTGATGCGGAATCCAGTCCTTTTATTCTCTGGATTCCCGCTTAAAAACTGCGGGAATGACGACATTATGAAGCGGGTTCAGGTTTGTCCGACAGGTCGGGACTCCTATTTTTTTTCTCTGTGTCTCGGTGCCTCTGTGGTTATTTTACCCACAAAAATGTCGGAAGAACAGTAGCAAACATGGGTGTCAAAAAAATAACATATTGACACGATTTTTTTTTTAGTT from Nitrospirota bacterium encodes the following:
- the smpB gene encoding SsrA-binding protein SmpB, which encodes MEKVVSTNRKAYHDYFIEDTYEAGMMLTGTEVKSLREGKANLKDSYVLIKGGEAFLLNCHISPYSHGNILNHDPLRTRKLLLHRKEIEKLWGKLTQKGYTLVPLKIYFKDSRAKVEIALARGKRQYEKREAIKEREAKREMDRARRARG